TGGCCTTGTGTCAGCTGCGTATCTTCAAGCTAAAGATGAGCCGAGCTATCAGCAGTGGAAGAAGACGGAAAGCGAAGACTGTCGCCGTGCCGGTGTTCCCCATTGATGCCCAACCCATGATTCCACCGGGCCTTGCGCATAGAGCCGCGCAATACCGGTGAATTCAAACGATGTGCATGGCTGGGGTCATGCATAGCAGGGGTCAGGTCTTGTCTTTTGCTTAATCGAGTCACCAAGGCACCTAAAATGCCCCGTTTCCAGCACATCGCCCATCCAACCATGACCGACCCTACCCCCGTCACCCCCGCCCGCCCCGAGCTCCCCGACCACCTCAGCGCCGACCCGCGCAGCCCGTTCCATGTGGCTGCGGCCTTCGAGCACGACATCGGCATCCGCTTCAACGACAAGGAGCGCAGCGACGTCGAGGAGTACTGCGTCAGCGAGGGCTGGGTGAAGGTGCCGGCCGGCAAGGCGCGGGACCGGTTTGGCCGGCCGCTGACGATCAAGCTCAAGGGCCGGGTCGAGGCCTTCTACCGCTGAACAAGCAGGCGGGCGCCTGGGCAATGGCCGGGTGCCCCTGAACGCCGCTGCCGCGATGATCGACAACGCCCTGCAGCCCCTCGTCCTGGTGACGAGCGTGCAGATGCTGCTGTACGCGGTGGCGTGGCTGCTGTGCGCCTGGCTGCTGCGGCAGGACCGGCGTGCCGTGGCGCACTGGGGCGGCTCGATGTTGACGATGAGCGCGGCCTTCCTGCTCATCGGCCTGCGGGGCGAGCCGCGCACCTGGCTGGCCTACACCGGGGCGAACCTGCTGCTGGTGCTGGGGTACGTGCTGGTGCGGCGCGGCTTCGAGCGCTTCCTGCACCAGCGCCCGCGGGATGCGGAGCACCTGGCCCTCTTCGGCCTGGCCGCGGCGGGTTTCCTGCTGCTGGGGCCGGGGGCGGAGCAGGCGTTCTGGCGCGTGCTCCTGGCGTACGGGGTGACCGTGCTCATCGTGCTGCGCGCCGTGCAGACGCTCATGCGCCAGGTGCAGGTGGAGTACGGCCTGTGGCCGTCGTTGGTGATCGTGTCCCCGGGCCTGCTGGTGATGGCGGTGGGCCTGCTGCGCGTGGGGCAGCAGCTGCAGGACCCGGGCCGGCAGCTGGAGCTGCACCTCACGCGGCTGAACAATGTCGAGATGATCCTGAGCTACCTGGTCGGGGCGGCGGCGTTCAACTTCAGCTACATGACGATGGTGATGGTGCGCATGACGCGGCGGCTGCAGGCCATGTCGCTGCAGGATTCGCTCACCGGGTTGCCAAACCGCCGGGTGATCGAAGCTCGGCTGAAGCACGAGTGGCGCCGCTGGGTCCGCCACGCGGCGCCTTTCACGGTGCTGGCGGTGGACCTGGACCATTTCAAGCAGATCAACGACACCCACGGGCACCTGGCCGGCGACGAGATGCTGGTGCAGATCGGCCAGCGCCTGCAGGCGGGCGTGCGCGAGGTCGACACGGTGGCCCGCACGGGCGGCGAGGAGTTTCTGCTGCTGCTGCCCGACACGGACGCGGCGGCAGCGCTCGCGGCCGCCGAGCGGGTGCGGGCCTGCGTGGGCGACGAGCCGTTGCGGGTGCGCGGGCAATCGCTGCGGATGACCACCAGCGTGGGCGTGGCGCAGGTCGGTGGTGACGATGCCGATGTGGCGGCGGTGCTGGCGCGTGCCGATGCGGCGCTGTACCGCGCCAAGGAGGCCGGGCGCAATCGCGTGTGCGGCGTCGATGCGCCGCAGGCTGAAGGCGTGCCAGCAAGCACCGCCTGAGCGGAACTCCGACGGCGAGCGGCGCGGGCCACCGAGGGCTGTCCCCTAGGCGCCATGTCGCCAACGTGCTCGCCGGCCCGGGGTGCGTCTGGGATAACCACGGCTGCACGCAGCGGGACGCCCCCGCACACTGTCCCGTTCCCCACCCAACGACCGACCGCCGAGGATCGCCGCATGGATTTCGAATTTTCTCCCCGCTGCCAGAGCCTGCGTGAGCGCCTGCTCGCCTTCATGGACGAGCACATCTACCCGAACGAGGCGCGCTACCACGCCGAGGTGGAGGCCAACCGCCAGGCCGGGCGCATGTGGAAGCCCACCGACCTGATCGAGTCGCTCAAGCCCAAGGCGCGCGAGCAGGGGCTGTGGAACCTGTTCCTGCCGCGCTCGGAGCGCGCGCCGGACGGGGGGCTGTCCAACCTGGACTACGCGCCGCTGTGCGAGATCATGGGCCGCACGCCCTGGTCGGCCGAGGTGTTCAACTGCTCCGCGCCGGACACCGGCAACATGGAAACGCTGGAGCGCTACGCCACCGAGGAGATCAAGCGCACCTGGATGGACCCGCTGCTGCGCGGCGAGATCCGCTCCGCGTTCGCGATGACCGAGCCGGCGGTGGCCTCGTCGGACGCCACCAACATCCAGGCCCGCATCGAGCGCGACGGCGACCACTACGTGCTCAACGGCCGCAAGTGGTGGACCTCGGGCGCCAACGACGAGCGCTGCGCGGTGTTCATCTTCATGGGCAAGACCGACCCGGAGGCGCCGCGCCACTCGCAGCAGTCGATGATCGTGGTGCCGGCCAACCTGCCGGGCATCACCATCGTGCGCCACCTGTCCGTGTTCGGCTACGACGACGCGCCGCACGGCCACGCCGAGGTGCTGTTCGAGAACGTGCGCGTACCGGTGGAGAACATCCTGCTGGGTGAGGGCCGCGGCTTCGAGATTGCCCAGGGCCGCCTCGGCCCGGGCCGCATCCACCACTGCATGCGCTCGATCGGCGCGGCCGAGCGTGCGCTGGAACTGATGTGCCAGCGGCTGATGTCGCGCGTGGCCTTCGGCAAGCCGATCGCACAGCAGTCGGTCTGGCACGAGCGCATCGCCGAGTCGCGCATGATGATCGACCAGGCCCGCCTGCTCACGCTCAAGGCCGCCTACATGATGGACACGGTGGGCAACAAGCACGCCAAGGCCGAGATCGCGATGATCAAGGTCGTCGCGCCGAACGTCGCCTGCAAGGTGATCGACTGGGCCATCCAGGCGCACGGCGGCGGCGGCATCAGCGACGACTTCCCGCTCGCCTTCATGTACGCGCACCAGCGCACGCTGCGCTTTGCCGATGGCCCGGACGAGGTGCACCGCGCCTCGATCGCCAAGCTGGAGCTGGGCAAGCACGGCGCCCTGCCCAAGGGCGGCGTGCCGGCGATGCCGGTGGCGCGCGGCAGCTGATCGCGCGCCCTCAGCTCGACGGCCCCGTTGTCCTTGGCGGGGTTTTCGGGGCGGGCGAACCGCGTCGCGCAAGCGTCAGTCTCCCCGGGTAGTCCCGGACGCCGGACGCCGGGGTCTACGGGATGATCGTTTGCATGCCCCGCCGCCCGCCTTCGATCCCCCTGCCGACGTGACCGAGCCCGCGCCCTCGCATTTCCGTCACTGGCCGCCCGGCCAGCCCCGGCACCTGACGCTACCGCGCACCCACCTCTTCCACAACGTGGAGGTGTCCGCGGCGCGGTTCCCGGACAAGCCCTGCCTGATCTTCTACGACAGCGTCCTGACCTACGCCGACCTGCTGGCGCAGACCGAGCGGCTGGCCGGCTGGCTGCAGCGCGAAGGCGGCGTGCGCCCCGGCGACCGGGTGCTGCTGGACGCGCAGAACTCGCCGCAGTGGGTGCTGGCCTACTACGCCATCCTGCGCGCCGACGCGGTGGTGGTGCCCGTCAACCCGATGAACCGCTGCGACGAGCTGCGCCACGTCGTGGCCGACGCCGGTGCGCGCATCGCCCTCGTCGCGCAGGACCTGCTGGCCGAGGTGCTGCCGCTGCTGGACGAGGCCGCGGCCACCGGTGACGGCAGCGAGGGCCTGCAGCGCGTCGTCGCCATCACCTACAGCGACCACCTCACCGCCGCCACCGACCTGGCCGTGCCGCCCTTCGTCGCCGCGCCGCGCAACCTGCCCCAGCGGCCGGACGTCACCGCCTGGGCCGACGCGATGGCCGCGGGCCACGTGCCGGAACCGTACCACGCCGGGCCGGACGACCTGGCGGTGATGCCCTACACCTCCGGCACCACCGGCCAGCCCAAGGGGTGCATGCACACGCACCGCTCGGTGATGAGTACCGCGGTCGGCGGCGTGCACTGGTTCGGCCGCACGCAGGACTGGGTGGCGCTGTCGGTGCTGCCCTTCTTCCACGTCACCGGCATGTCCGGCGGCATGAACGGGCCGATCTACGCCGGCGGCACCGTGGTCCTGCTGCCGCGCTGGGACCGCGACGCCGCGGCGCAATGCATCCAGCGCTACCGGGTCATGACCTGGCAGGCCATCTCGACGATGGTGATCGACTTCGTCAACCACCCGCGCATCGGCGACTACGACCTGTCCAGCCTGGTGGGCATCCGCGGCGGTGGCGCGGCGATGCCGGCGGCCATCTGCGCCAAGCTCAAGGCGCTGACCGGCCTGGACTTCGTCGAGGGCTACGGCATGAGCGAAACGATGGCCGCCACCCACATCAACCCGCCGCAGCGGCCCAAGCCGCAGTGCCTGGGCGTGCCGGTCTACGACGTGGACGCCCGCATCATCGACCCGGTCACGCTCACCGAGGTGGCGCCCGGCGAGCCCGGCGAGATCGTCGTGCACGCCCCGCAGGTGATGACCGGCTACTGGCGCCAGCCGCAGGCCACGGCCGAGGCCTTCCTGGAGATCGACGGCCGGCGCTTCCTGCGCACCGGCGACCTGGCGCGGGTCGATGAGGACGGCTACTTCTTCATGACCGACCGCCTCAAGCGCATGATCAACGCCAGCGGCTTCAAGGTCTGGCCGGCGGAGGTGGAGGCGCTGCTGTACCACCACCCGGCCGTCCAGGAGGCCTGCGTGATCGGCGCGCGCGATGCGCGCCGCGGCGAGACGGTCAAGGCGATCGTGGTGCTGAAAGCTGGCGCCGAGCCGCCCGACGCCGAGGCGCTGATGCACTGGTGCCACGACCACATGGCCGCCTACAAGGTGCCGCGCATCGTCGACTTCGTGACCGCGCTGCCCAAGTCCGGCAGCGGCAAGGTGATGTGGCGCGAGCTGCAGGAGCAGCAGGCCCGACGCGACGGCGAAGCGGCCGGCGCCTGAATTCCTACCGAGGACCTCATGACCCACACTTCCAGCAACAACGCCAGCGATAACGCCAGCGACACCGCCAGCGACACCCGCAGCTACACCCTCGCCGAACTGCCCGCCCTGGTCGGCCAGGTGCTCGGCGCCAGCCCCTGGATTCAGATCGACCAGGCCCGCATCGACGCCTTTGCCCATGCCACCGGCGACCTGCAGTGGATCCATGTCGACCCGGCGCGCGCCGCGGCCGGGCCGTTTGGCACGACCATCGCGCACGGCTTCCTGACGCTGTCGCTGCTGCCCTGGATGGGAGAGGCCGCCTTTGCGATCAGCGACCAGCGCATGGGCGTCAACTACGGCCTGAACAAGGTGCGCTTCCCGGCCCCGGTGCCGGTGGGCAGCCGGCTGCAGGGCGAGTTCCGCCTCACCGCCTGCGAGCCGGTGGACCACGGCGGGCTGCAGCTCACCGCCGAGGTGACGATCCGCCGCGAGGGCTCGGCCAAGCCGGTCTGCGTGGCCGAGTCGGTGTCGCGGCGTTATCCCTGATCGCACCCTGAGTGCCCCCTGAGCCTGAACCGAGGAGACAGACGATGAACATGTTCACCCGCCGTGGGGCACTGACCGCCCTGGCCGTCACCGCCGCTACCACCGCCAGCCTCGCGCCGCTGGCCTCCGCCCAGGCGCAGGCCTTCCCGAGCAAGCCGATCACGCTGATCGTGCCCTGGCCGGCCGGCGGCTCCACCGACCGCCACCTGCGCGGCCTGGCCGAGATCGCCAGCCGCCACCTGGGCCAGCCCATCGTGGTGGAGAACAAACCCGGCGGCGGCGGCACGCTGGGCCCGGGCACGATGGCACTGAACGCCCGGCCCGACGGCTACACCATTGCCCAGTACCCGCTGGGCATGCTGCGCATCCCGCACATGCAGAAGACGGCCTGGCATCCGCTCAACGACTTCAGCTTCATCATCGGCGTCACCGGCTACACCTTCGGCTTCGTGGTGAAGGCCGATTCGCCCTACAAGAGCTTCAACGACTACATCGCCGCGGCGCGCCAGCAGCCCGGCAAGATCGACTACGGCTCCACCGGCCAGGGCACCAGCCCGCACCTGCTGATGGAGGAGCTCGCCGACGCCGCCAAGGTCGAGCTCAACCACGTGCCCTACAAGGGCAACGCCGACCTGATGCAGGCGGTGCTCGGCGGCCACGTGATGGCCGGCAGCGACGCCACCGGCTGGGACAAGCTGGTCGACGCCGGCCAGATGCGCGTGCTGCTGACCTTCGGTGAACAGCGCACCCAGCGCTGGCCCAACGTGCCGACCGCCAAGGACCTGGGCTACAACGTGGTCTCCACCTCGCCCTACGGGCTGGTGGGCCCCAAGGGCATGGACCCGGCGGTGGTCCGCAGCCTGCACGATGCCTTCAAGAAGGCGATGGACGACCCCAAGCACCTGGAGCTGCTCGGCCAACTCAACCAGGCGCCCTGGTACAAGAGCCCGGAAGACTACCGTGCCTGGGCGCAGGCCACCTTTGCCAAGGACCGTGCGCTGATCGAGCGCCTGGGGCTGGCCGCCAAGTGAGCGTCGGTGCCACTGCCGGCGATCCGGACTTCCGCCCGATCGGCGCGCTGATCGCTGACCACGCGCGCGCCCACGCCCGCGCCCGGCCGGATCAGCCGGCGCTGGTGATGGGCGATGAGCGCCTGAGCTGGGCGGCGCTGGATGCGCTGATGGACCGTGTCGCCGCCTCGTTGCAGCGCGACGGCCTGCGCCCCGGTGACGCCCTCGTGCTGGCCGGCGGCATGTCGCCGCGGCTGATGGCCGTCTTCCTCGGCGCGCTGCGCGCCGGCGTGGTGGTGGCGCCGCTGGCCTGCTCGGTGACGCCGGCGGTGTTCGCAGCGATGCGGCGGGACGCCGACCCGAAGCGCCTCTTCGTCGACGCCCAGGCCGAGCCGTTGCTGGCTGCGGAGGACCAGGCTGCCTGCATCGCGCTGGACGGCGAGGCGCCCGG
The Sphaerotilus microaerophilus DNA segment above includes these coding regions:
- a CDS encoding DUF3297 family protein, coding for MTDPTPVTPARPELPDHLSADPRSPFHVAAAFEHDIGIRFNDKERSDVEEYCVSEGWVKVPAGKARDRFGRPLTIKLKGRVEAFYR
- a CDS encoding GGDEF domain-containing protein, with amino-acid sequence MPLNAAAAMIDNALQPLVLVTSVQMLLYAVAWLLCAWLLRQDRRAVAHWGGSMLTMSAAFLLIGLRGEPRTWLAYTGANLLLVLGYVLVRRGFERFLHQRPRDAEHLALFGLAAAGFLLLGPGAEQAFWRVLLAYGVTVLIVLRAVQTLMRQVQVEYGLWPSLVIVSPGLLVMAVGLLRVGQQLQDPGRQLELHLTRLNNVEMILSYLVGAAAFNFSYMTMVMVRMTRRLQAMSLQDSLTGLPNRRVIEARLKHEWRRWVRHAAPFTVLAVDLDHFKQINDTHGHLAGDEMLVQIGQRLQAGVREVDTVARTGGEEFLLLLPDTDAAAALAAAERVRACVGDEPLRVRGQSLRMTTSVGVAQVGGDDADVAAVLARADAALYRAKEAGRNRVCGVDAPQAEGVPASTA
- a CDS encoding acyl-CoA dehydrogenase family protein, which produces MDFEFSPRCQSLRERLLAFMDEHIYPNEARYHAEVEANRQAGRMWKPTDLIESLKPKAREQGLWNLFLPRSERAPDGGLSNLDYAPLCEIMGRTPWSAEVFNCSAPDTGNMETLERYATEEIKRTWMDPLLRGEIRSAFAMTEPAVASSDATNIQARIERDGDHYVLNGRKWWTSGANDERCAVFIFMGKTDPEAPRHSQQSMIVVPANLPGITIVRHLSVFGYDDAPHGHAEVLFENVRVPVENILLGEGRGFEIAQGRLGPGRIHHCMRSIGAAERALELMCQRLMSRVAFGKPIAQQSVWHERIAESRMMIDQARLLTLKAAYMMDTVGNKHAKAEIAMIKVVAPNVACKVIDWAIQAHGGGGISDDFPLAFMYAHQRTLRFADGPDEVHRASIAKLELGKHGALPKGGVPAMPVARGS
- a CDS encoding long-chain fatty acid--CoA ligase — translated: MHAPPPAFDPPADVTEPAPSHFRHWPPGQPRHLTLPRTHLFHNVEVSAARFPDKPCLIFYDSVLTYADLLAQTERLAGWLQREGGVRPGDRVLLDAQNSPQWVLAYYAILRADAVVVPVNPMNRCDELRHVVADAGARIALVAQDLLAEVLPLLDEAAATGDGSEGLQRVVAITYSDHLTAATDLAVPPFVAAPRNLPQRPDVTAWADAMAAGHVPEPYHAGPDDLAVMPYTSGTTGQPKGCMHTHRSVMSTAVGGVHWFGRTQDWVALSVLPFFHVTGMSGGMNGPIYAGGTVVLLPRWDRDAAAQCIQRYRVMTWQAISTMVIDFVNHPRIGDYDLSSLVGIRGGGAAMPAAICAKLKALTGLDFVEGYGMSETMAATHINPPQRPKPQCLGVPVYDVDARIIDPVTLTEVAPGEPGEIVVHAPQVMTGYWRQPQATAEAFLEIDGRRFLRTGDLARVDEDGYFFMTDRLKRMINASGFKVWPAEVEALLYHHPAVQEACVIGARDARRGETVKAIVVLKAGAEPPDAEALMHWCHDHMAAYKVPRIVDFVTALPKSGSGKVMWRELQEQQARRDGEAAGA
- a CDS encoding MaoC family dehydratase is translated as MTHTSSNNASDNASDTASDTRSYTLAELPALVGQVLGASPWIQIDQARIDAFAHATGDLQWIHVDPARAAAGPFGTTIAHGFLTLSLLPWMGEAAFAISDQRMGVNYGLNKVRFPAPVPVGSRLQGEFRLTACEPVDHGGLQLTAEVTIRREGSAKPVCVAESVSRRYP
- a CDS encoding tripartite tricarboxylate transporter substrate binding protein; the encoded protein is MNMFTRRGALTALAVTAATTASLAPLASAQAQAFPSKPITLIVPWPAGGSTDRHLRGLAEIASRHLGQPIVVENKPGGGGTLGPGTMALNARPDGYTIAQYPLGMLRIPHMQKTAWHPLNDFSFIIGVTGYTFGFVVKADSPYKSFNDYIAAARQQPGKIDYGSTGQGTSPHLLMEELADAAKVELNHVPYKGNADLMQAVLGGHVMAGSDATGWDKLVDAGQMRVLLTFGEQRTQRWPNVPTAKDLGYNVVSTSPYGLVGPKGMDPAVVRSLHDAFKKAMDDPKHLELLGQLNQAPWYKSPEDYRAWAQATFAKDRALIERLGLAAK